aagataAGGCAAAAATTAATACAAAGAGATTTGGTTATGGGCTTTTCTTCCCTTTCCTTATTACTTTTGTAGTAGACATTATTGTAGatgcatttttctttttaaaggttTTTGGAGAAATAACTAAAATGTAACTCTTGAAAGGTAGAGAAGAGAAGTTAAATGGATACTTAATATATTAGATGAACAAAGAAAAACTATATTTAAATTTTATAAGCATATCAACATAAGGAGATTAAAATCCGtaaaataaaatgaacaaagTAGTAAAGTAAAACTACGTTTAAACTATGTTACGTCTGTAAAGATTATATTATAATATAAAATTCATGTATTACTGGAAGATTAAAAAAGAATAATTGttacaaaattaaagaaaaaaaacttagtGACAATAATCTAATTCATTAGAATTTGAAGACTAAAAAagatttaaatattttgaatattcgttattaaaaaaatattttataaattcAATAAGAGTTTTATAATCGCGCGAAGCGCGAACCAATTCACTAGTTTTAAAAATAAGTTGAGCATTTTGAATGATTAAATTTGTAACTTTTCCAATTGGTTTGATGTAAAAAGATGAATTTATGTTTCTAACTTTTATGTTACTGATCTCCCAGTCAGTGGTGCTTATAGAATGTCAAAGTTGCAAATTGTGGTATAAATACCATAAAGAGAGAATATCTCTTGCTTATAACCTGTTTGGtcaagttgtttttttttttttttttttttttattgtgtaAATTTAGctgtttggtcaagcttatttttctctaaaagtatttatttttttcaaaaagtgcttattttaaaaaaataagttggttgGTAAAGTTTTggggagaaaataagtacttttgaaaaGTAATAGAAGCACTTTTATAGAAGTTAAAAAAAAGTAGCTTTTccctaaaagttttttttttttaaaaaaaatacttttgagaaaaatatatttaaaagcactttttaaaagtttaacCAAAcgttaattgctgctcaaaagtattttttaaattaattagtcaaacATAAATTACTTTTCACAAAaagcatttttaaaaaaaaaaaaaaattaaaataagttATTTTAGAAGTTTGGTCAAACAGACTACAGTAAACCTCCcaaactaaaacaaaaagaaaaaaaaaaagtaagagacAAGAGACATTTGAAGGGTAAGCTGTGTAATTTCATTTTTTTGGCTCGGGTTTCCCTTCATATGGATTGATCTGTAAATTTTTGTCAAATcgcttgtctttaatttttgtccttcaaatgttgttttttaatttttgaccttatttctcatttaatgaaaatttatggGCTAAATTACTCTTATTCACTGGCCTATGAAATCAGAGATTCTGGATTCAAATCCTAATAgagtaaataaaaaataaaaaataatttgcaAGGCAAAGTTTCATAGAAACTACCTATCCGTACAAACTTACATAAAAATTATTCCTTGTCCGCCATAATTCTTTAGAATAACTTAATTTCTACTGACCTATGTCTGACAGGACATAATTTATATTTAATTTTACACGAATAGATAAAGTTTTTATGAAATTTTACCTTATAAAATTAGGTCATAAAtctgaattttttattttattttttagatgTCAGAGATGCTTTTGACctctttttattatttaaagtgtcaaaggctaaaaattaaagatcatcgATTTGAGGGATAAAGTgggcaaaaaacatatatgtacatgttaAGGGGGTATATTTACAGAACGTGacgatatttttcagtttacaaaatatatcaataaacttgttacaaaatctatacaaattaggtaaattaaaaagaagcaaataaaatacattaaataaggtaaggaaatcgttttacttattttatccgcttttctctctccattcaaaatttagagatatagttccctgattttctccaacttttgctttcttatttcatccacttttctctcctcattcaaaattaagagatattgttacctaattttctccaacttttattcaaaaagtccattataatcggtaatttttatgtacaaagttcatacaccaaaaaacatatatgtataattttcgtATGCAATACATATAATTGTATAGATTCTTAtcatttttatatatgaaatatgtataaaaattatatgagtattttgattattataaagtacatataaattgtataaaatctaatcaaactatatataaattttgagaaaaatatgtataataaaccagtaattgatacaaaccagattccatacaaagttcatacaccagaaaataaatatctattaatttttgtatgcaacatgtataaatgtataaattCCTTATAATTTGtacgtatgaaatatgtataaaagttgtatgtatattgtgattatgataaagtacatataaattgtataaaatctgatTAAAGTATGTATGGgttatgagaaagtatatatgtataataagttttCTAATTGATACAAACCAAATTCCATCCACATATCAGTTTTCAATATTTTTAAGACTAATTGATATCGAATTTGTTCGCATTTCATACACATTGTGCTGCATATATCTAAAAAATGACAATAGCAAactccatacacatttcatagatatattagttttcaacattttCTAAAACTACaatttatataatttatacagcTTTTCAAAACACAAAATGATCATATATATCTCAAAACGgtataaatcaatttttatatacaattaatacacaagttagtaatcaaaaatactttgtaatattggtttgaaaatttatacTAGGAGAGAAGATAGACTTTAGTTATGAAAATGGTGTCTATCATAAACGGAGACAGAGAgagaaatattaaaaaaaaaaaaaaaaaaagttaaatggTAACTATCCTGGAattaagtctacatttaaaatcagattttcttccttaaaaaaaatctaaaatcaTGGATATCCCATTAAATCTAAATCTAATATACTTTATAAATTTAttgatatattttataaataaaaaaaatattcttatattttgtaatataaaatcttaaataggtattattaggtcatttttccTTAAAAACTAAAGACCAACCCCGAGATAGGGACGATCAAGCGAATTGCCCTCTAATTTCTTCACTCGCATTGGTGAAGGCCCAATAAGAGACCAACCAGTCTATTATTACATAGTCTACCGGCGGCATATCTCCACCCAAACGCTCCCACTTACCGGTGTGGCCCTATTGCTCCGAATTGCAGCGGCTACTCGTAAGTTATTTTAAAGTAAAACCCCCCTTATTTAAATGCGAACATCATCTAATTTTACTGTTCAATTGCTTTTTCAACTTCTTATTGTTCTTTTCCCCCAATTTGCTTATGTAACCTTAGGTTTTGCTGGTTATTCCGTTGTTTGCGCTGGGCTTCGTATcttatttctagaaaaaaaatgtgattttgaTATTGATAAGTCTTGGGCCAAAGTTACTACCACAACCCAATTGATTTACTGGATTTCAAaactattactccctctgtcccaatttagtttgactaggcacatagtttaagaaagaaagacttttgaaacttaggGTTAAAAAACAAGTCATAGAGATATTTGTGTTGCCGTAAATCATTtcattttaagttaaattataaAAATGcagtatcattctttttgggacacaTAAATTAGGGCAGAGGGAGTATTTGTTGTAAAATATATACGATTGTATGAACCCTTAGCTTACTCAATACATCCGCCTCTGAGGAGGAGTTGAGAAGGGGGTTGACAAATCTTCTGGAATTTGGGATAATTTTTGTCTGGAGGGTCGGATGCACGTCATGAGCATGGGCTTCTGGGTCAGTGGGTGTTGGATTTGGTATTGTTTGGCTGAAGTGGTTCAAACGTGTGTTTGTTTAGACACGTGTGTTTCAACGCGTCATCTATGTGTGAGCCTTCATGGACGGTGATGAATGGCGGTTAGGATTTCATTTGATGAGTTGGAGAGAAAGGGAAAATATGATATGAAAGGGTAACAACGAGGGTACTTTTGTTGCCAATTTAGCGAAAGTCTGATTGTGTAGGAGGAAATTTGGACATTTTTCATTTCTATTATATCCGCCTCAGTGGGAgaactaacattaacaacttagTGTTGCCTTACAACCTATGACCTCTGCAATTCTTGAAGTTGTGGCTAATTCTTGTCTTGCATCAATAGTCCTATTCAAATCTTTTCCTGTTACGAATATCTTATAATACTAATATGCATAAAGCTTATTGAAGTTCTGGACTGAAGCTGCTTTTGAGTTTATAATACTGTTCACTAAGGGTTTTTCAATTATGTTATTTAATTACATGTATCCTTTTATAATCTTTCCGAGTGAAATCATTTCTTATGCTTTATTATAATATCTATAAACTTGGGATTAGAATCAGTGACATGATTTGCACCAATAGAACTTGCCTAGCGGTTCTAACTGCTCAATGGTAACTTTATTGATCTATGCATGAGTCATTGGAGCAGTCTGTCCTTAGTTAGCTAAAATCTATCTCGAAAATTAGGGTAGTCATTTTATTTTGGTTTGCAGTTTGAATATCATAATTTTTCtgatgtagttggtttgaatttGTTGCACAGTTCAAACTTCGGTCGAAAATGGATACTGAAGTTGATCATTATGCTGTTTTGGATTTACCCTCGGGTGAGGAAGGGGCCAAACTTTCTGAAAAAGACATATCTAAAGCctataaaaagaaagcattagaGTTGCATCCAGACAAGAGGCTTGATGATCCAAATGCTCACTTGAACTTTCAAAAGCTAAAAACTTCATACGAGATTCTCAAGGATGAGAAAGCTAGGAAGTTATTTGATGATCTACTTCGCGTGAAGCGTGAGAAGATCCAACGGCAATCACAGCAAGATTCAAAGCGTAGAAAGATGATGTCAGATCTCGATGCAAGAGAGCGTGCTGCTTTTTCACCTGATGCCAGCGTTCTAGCTCGAGAAGAGGAGGAACGAATTGCTAGAAAACTTAAAGAGGAGATTGCTCGAATTCGTGCAATGCATTCAAGGAAAGTTTCTACTGCTACAGATCCTTCACAGAAAGAGGCACATGTAAGTACTAAGGAGACTACAGAAGGCAAGGGGAGTAGTGTAGACAAGGAAAAAGTGCTTAAGGTATCTTGGGAGAAGATCGGTGCAGATTATACTTCCGAAAGACTGAGAGAGTTGTTTAGTGAGTTTGGTGAGGTTGAAGATGTAGTAATCAAGAGTTCTAAGAAGAAAGGCTCAGCTCTTGTTGTCATGTCATCTAAGGACGCAGCGGTATGTACTTTATGAAATTGAGTACTGATTTTAATGGATCAGCTGCGTTGTTTGTAATACCTcagtaacattttttttttcctttttcagaaAGCTTCTTGTGGAAATGTCTTGGGGGATCTATCAAATCCTCTCTTAATTGTGCCTCTCCAACCAGTCCAACCTCCAATACCATCTCCATTTTTTAACGCTGAGACAAATGGGGAACCTGAGGGCCCAAGTTTGAGTAATCTTGTAGGTGCTGGATACCAGAAATTTGAAGACTCAGTATTAGAAAAAATGAGAAAGGTATGAACTGCTTGAAACTGTTATTTTACATTCTGATATGTCCACAAAGCCGAATATTGTAATGAAGTAGCAAATAGGAATATTCTATCTTACTTTGTTATGTTAAGTTAAAATCCTTCTGAATATGCATCTTGGGTTGAAAATTACCAATAGTTAATCTTATTGACAGTGGTAATTGCATATGTTACTATGAGGAAACCTTTTATGTATGTTTTTCAATTTGTAAAATGTTTTCGAAGTTATGCCTTTGAGCTTCCGGCAAAAGTAGTTCTTTTGTCATGGCTTAAATCCTTAGGGAAGTTTTCTGGCTCAGTTAGGTATCCTTAAATTCTTTTAAGAAGTAGTATGTACTATGTATGAATGTTTTCTGCTGAGGAAATCTAATAGGGCTTGACTGGGAGTGGTGGAAGGAAGTATTACAGTAGGTTGGTTTTAACTGTTCAGTAGCTGCATTGACTTTATAAAAATCTGATTCTGCTACTAGTTGTTAAAGAGACAATAGGTAATATTAACACCGAAATATTTATCCGAGTTTCCTTTTCCACTTATCCTAAAGTTGTGGCTAGAAGCTAAATAAATCTATAATAGGTCAAATTAAGGTCTAGCACCACCATATGATCGAACAAGGGTGGCtaagttggttgagcatggggcttccataatggaggtctcaggttcgaaaccccctgccttcAACAGCAGGgcatttgccttctgggtcgagctcgtcgcacggggcttgccttgTGTGGGCTATCTCTTCTTtgtggtttgcgggctattgcacAAGAGCGGGGTTTACCCAAAGGGTAGTGGCTGCTGGTTGTCTTgtcataaaaaaagaaaaattggctTTATTAGAAGTATTACTCTCCTTGCAAAACAAAGAGGAAATTACTGTCTACAGAAAGAATTACGCTATGTTCTCGGGGACTGCTTCCAGCGCTACTAATGTGCATTGGGTTATAACGGTGTCTCTCATTATGATCGATACCACTATACTTGGATACTAGTGTGTTGTTGAAATCAAAGTTGGAGACAGTATTGGACTTTCCATTACTTCCTCTGCTATAAACTAGAGGTCAATCATCTTCTTGG
The sequence above is a segment of the Lycium barbarum isolate Lr01 chromosome 6, ASM1917538v2, whole genome shotgun sequence genome. Coding sequences within it:
- the LOC132645832 gene encoding uncharacterized protein LOC132645832, whose translation is MDTEVDHYAVLDLPSGEEGAKLSEKDISKAYKKKALELHPDKRLDDPNAHLNFQKLKTSYEILKDEKARKLFDDLLRVKREKIQRQSQQDSKRRKMMSDLDARERAAFSPDASVLAREEEERIARKLKEEIARIRAMHSRKVSTATDPSQKEAHVSTKETTEGKGSSVDKEKVLKVSWEKIGADYTSERLRELFSEFGEVEDVVIKSSKKKGSALVVMSSKDAAKASCGNVLGDLSNPLLIVPLQPVQPPIPSPFFNAETNGEPEGPSLSNLVGAGYQKFEDSVLEKMRKAAQRKK